A region from the Tepidibacillus fermentans genome encodes:
- a CDS encoding dihydroorotate dehydrogenase electron transfer subunit, whose product MKQGLATVLRNEPLKERVYRMEVKVEDSLSLVQPGQFYYIHVNDSTAPLLRRPISIHDVDLNNQQLTFIYRVEGEGTKRLCQKKPGDLIDLLGPLGNGFSDPKLQDKRKVVLIGGGIGIPPLYYLGKHLIEKEFQVTSLLGFQSKQESFLIDEFLSLGETRIATIDGSLGIKGTVLDLIHDQLDDWQVFYSCGPKGMLRAIQQKYFFDQSIEGYLSLEERMGCGIGACYGCVVKVDSNYDPKGYKKVCSDGPVFPFREVIL is encoded by the coding sequence ATGAAGCAAGGGTTAGCTACAGTGTTAAGGAATGAACCATTAAAGGAACGAGTTTATCGAATGGAAGTGAAAGTAGAAGATTCGTTATCCTTGGTTCAACCGGGTCAATTCTATTATATCCATGTGAATGACAGTACGGCTCCTTTATTGCGAAGACCGATTAGTATCCATGATGTAGACCTAAACAACCAACAACTCACTTTTATTTATCGGGTTGAGGGAGAAGGGACCAAACGACTATGTCAAAAGAAACCAGGAGATCTAATCGATCTTCTTGGTCCTCTAGGGAATGGCTTTTCCGATCCTAAATTACAAGATAAGCGAAAAGTCGTTCTAATCGGTGGAGGAATCGGGATTCCTCCTCTCTATTACCTAGGCAAGCACTTAATAGAAAAAGAATTTCAAGTTACGAGTTTACTAGGATTCCAGTCGAAGCAAGAGTCATTTCTTATCGATGAATTCTTAAGTCTCGGGGAGACGAGAATTGCAACTATTGATGGTTCATTAGGCATAAAAGGGACAGTACTGGATTTGATTCATGATCAGCTAGACGATTGGCAAGTTTTTTATAGTTGTGGACCAAAAGGAATGTTACGAGCGATTCAACAAAAATATTTTTTCGACCAGTCTATCGAAGGGTATCTTTCTTTAGAAGAACGAATGGGGTGTGGAATTGGTGCTTGTTATGGGTGTGTAGTAAAAGTTGATTCTAATTATGATCCAAAAGGTTATAAAAAGGTTTGTTCCGATGGTCCTGTCTTTCCTTTTCGGGAGGTGATTCTATGA
- the carB gene encoding carbamoyl-phosphate synthase large subunit, which translates to MPKRTDLKKVIVIGSGPIAIGQAAEFDYAGTQACQALREEGLEVVLVNSNPATIMTDLEMADKVYMEPLTVDFLERIIRIEKPDGILASLGGQTALNLAMELEQRGVLSKMGVELLGTKKETIQIAEDREQFRTRMKEIDEPVPESKIIYNLEEAYSFIEEVGYPVVIRPAFTLGGTGGGIAYQEADLIEIVQNGLSASPIHQVLLEKSLLGYKEIEYEVIRDRNGNKIVVCNMENIDPVGIHTGDSIVVAPSQTLSDRDYQNLRSSALKIVEALNIEGGCNVQFALDPKSESYYVIEVNPRVSRSSALASKATGYPIAKISAKIALGYTLDEIKNPITQTTYASYEPSLDYVVTKIPRWPFDKFHSANRKLGTQMKATGEVMAIGRSFEESLQKAIRSLEMGYDGLYQTELFFGVSQEELNKKMKQADDQRLWVIAESFRRGLTVEEIYGITGIDSFFLFKIKRLVDIEQEIYNEELNPTTLLGWKRLGFSDRQIAQIKGLKEEEVRAARVQFQIRPVYKMVDTCAAEFDSSTPYYYSTYEMEDEVAPSHKPSVLVLGSGPIRIGQGIEFDYSTVHAVWAIREKGFEAIIINNNPETVSTDFNTSDRLYFEPLTFEDVMNVIEKERPIGVIVQFGGQTAINLAEKLTEHHVPILGTTLDHIDQAEDRKRFEQLLKELGIKQPKGETVLSIDEAIHVAERLGYPVLVRPSYVLGGRAMEVIYSQDELINYMKQAVMVSSDHPVLIDRYLQGIEVEVDAISDGKNVLIPGIMEHIERAGIHSGDSIAVYPPQSLTDQEINQIVQITTKLALAMETKGLMNIQFVIHQHEVYVIEVNPRASRTVPFLSKVTKIPMANLATKIILGDTLQSLDYPSGLWPASDQVAVKVPVFSFAKLRRVDVTLGPEMKSTGEVIGIDTNFAKALYKGLVAAGIHVPVNGTILATIADKDKEESLALFQRFYQLGFQIMATKGTAEFLMSHRIPITPVRKLAEGNPNILDEIRSRNVQLVINTYTKGKSTERDGFRIRRESVEYGVACLTSLDTAYALLHVLESLSFSLQPLSKVVS; encoded by the coding sequence ATGCCTAAACGCACAGACTTGAAAAAAGTTATTGTGATTGGCTCAGGTCCCATAGCAATTGGTCAAGCTGCAGAATTTGATTATGCAGGAACTCAAGCCTGTCAAGCATTACGAGAAGAAGGACTCGAAGTCGTTTTAGTCAATAGTAATCCAGCTACGATCATGACCGATCTAGAAATGGCGGATAAAGTCTATATGGAACCTTTAACCGTAGATTTTCTCGAGCGAATCATTCGCATCGAAAAACCAGATGGGATTCTAGCAAGCCTCGGAGGTCAGACTGCATTAAATCTAGCAATGGAACTGGAACAAAGAGGAGTTTTATCCAAAATGGGCGTAGAACTACTCGGGACAAAGAAAGAGACGATTCAAATTGCGGAAGATCGAGAACAATTTCGAACTCGTATGAAAGAAATCGATGAACCAGTACCAGAAAGTAAGATTATCTATAATTTAGAAGAAGCATATTCCTTTATTGAAGAGGTAGGTTATCCTGTGGTAATTCGCCCCGCTTTTACCTTAGGTGGTACAGGTGGTGGGATTGCTTACCAAGAAGCAGATCTGATCGAAATTGTTCAAAATGGACTTTCGGCTAGTCCGATTCACCAAGTTCTGCTGGAGAAAAGTCTGTTAGGTTACAAGGAAATTGAATATGAGGTGATTCGTGACCGTAATGGGAATAAAATCGTGGTCTGTAATATGGAAAACATTGACCCAGTTGGAATTCATACTGGAGATAGTATTGTTGTTGCTCCAAGCCAAACTTTATCTGATCGAGATTATCAGAACTTACGTAGTTCTGCACTAAAGATTGTAGAAGCTTTGAATATTGAAGGTGGTTGTAATGTGCAATTCGCATTAGACCCTAAAAGTGAAAGTTACTACGTCATTGAAGTGAATCCGAGGGTAAGTCGTTCTAGTGCACTTGCATCCAAGGCGACAGGGTATCCCATTGCTAAAATTTCTGCAAAAATCGCACTTGGTTATACCTTAGATGAGATAAAAAATCCGATTACTCAGACTACCTATGCTAGTTATGAACCTTCACTTGATTATGTGGTAACCAAAATACCCCGTTGGCCTTTTGATAAGTTTCATTCAGCAAATCGAAAACTAGGTACACAGATGAAAGCGACAGGAGAAGTAATGGCCATTGGTCGCTCTTTTGAGGAATCATTACAAAAAGCAATTCGATCTTTGGAAATGGGATATGACGGTTTATATCAAACAGAATTGTTTTTCGGAGTCTCACAGGAAGAATTGAACAAGAAGATGAAACAGGCTGACGATCAACGGTTATGGGTGATAGCGGAATCGTTTCGTAGGGGATTAACAGTTGAAGAGATTTATGGGATAACAGGTATTGATTCCTTTTTCCTATTTAAGATCAAACGATTAGTTGACATAGAACAGGAGATTTATAATGAAGAGTTGAATCCAACTACTCTTTTAGGATGGAAACGATTAGGTTTTTCTGATCGACAAATTGCCCAGATCAAAGGATTGAAAGAAGAAGAGGTACGAGCAGCAAGAGTTCAATTTCAAATCCGACCTGTTTATAAAATGGTCGATACCTGTGCAGCCGAATTCGATTCTTCCACACCTTACTATTATTCTACTTATGAGATGGAAGACGAAGTAGCTCCTAGCCATAAACCCTCTGTTCTTGTATTAGGTTCAGGACCCATTCGAATTGGGCAAGGAATCGAATTTGATTATTCTACCGTCCATGCCGTTTGGGCAATAAGAGAAAAAGGGTTTGAGGCCATTATCATCAATAATAACCCTGAAACTGTTTCTACCGATTTTAATACATCGGATCGGCTTTATTTTGAACCGCTAACCTTTGAAGATGTCATGAACGTGATTGAAAAAGAAAGACCGATCGGGGTTATTGTTCAATTTGGAGGTCAGACTGCCATCAATTTAGCAGAAAAATTAACGGAACATCATGTACCAATTCTAGGTACGACTCTTGATCATATTGATCAAGCTGAAGATCGTAAACGATTTGAACAATTATTAAAAGAATTGGGGATTAAACAACCAAAAGGGGAAACAGTTTTATCGATCGATGAAGCAATTCACGTTGCAGAGCGACTCGGTTACCCTGTATTAGTTCGTCCTTCCTATGTCCTTGGCGGAAGAGCGATGGAAGTCATCTATTCACAAGATGAATTAATCAATTATATGAAACAAGCAGTCATGGTTTCCTCTGATCATCCGGTTTTAATCGATCGTTATCTCCAAGGAATCGAAGTTGAAGTAGATGCGATCAGTGATGGTAAAAATGTACTCATCCCTGGAATTATGGAGCATATTGAACGAGCGGGTATCCATTCTGGAGACTCGATTGCAGTATACCCACCACAATCTTTAACTGATCAAGAAATCAATCAAATTGTTCAGATTACGACTAAACTTGCACTGGCGATGGAAACAAAGGGGCTGATGAATATTCAGTTTGTGATTCATCAGCACGAAGTCTATGTGATTGAAGTCAATCCTAGAGCATCGAGAACGGTACCCTTTTTAAGTAAAGTCACTAAAATCCCGATGGCCAATCTTGCAACAAAAATCATCTTAGGTGACACGTTGCAATCCCTTGATTACCCTTCAGGTTTATGGCCAGCATCTGATCAGGTGGCTGTAAAAGTACCCGTTTTTTCCTTTGCGAAACTTCGCCGGGTAGATGTGACCTTGGGACCAGAAATGAAGTCAACAGGGGAAGTGATTGGAATAGATACCAATTTCGCTAAAGCGTTATATAAAGGTTTGGTAGCAGCAGGTATTCACGTACCTGTAAATGGAACGATTTTAGCAACGATTGCAGACAAGGATAAAGAAGAATCACTCGCTTTATTTCAGCGATTCTATCAACTTGGGTTTCAGATCATGGCAACGAAAGGAACTGCAGAATTTCTGATGAGCCATCGAATTCCGATCACACCCGTTCGAAAATTAGCAGAAGGCAATCCGAATATTCTTGATGAAATTCGTTCGCGAAATGTACAGCTTGTCATCAACACCTATACAAAAGGGAAAAGCACGGAAAGAGATGGTTTTCGAATTCGACGGGAATCTGTGGAATATGGAGTTGCTTGTCTTACCTCTCTTGATACCGCTTATGCGTTATTACATGTACTCGAATCATTATCCTTTTCTTTGCAACCTTTATCTAAGGTGGTGAGTTAA
- a CDS encoding carbamoyl phosphate synthase small subunit, producing MAKATLYLEDGTELTGESFGSTGEAIGEIVFNTGMTGYQEILTDPSYYGQFVVMTYPLIGNYGVNLKDFESVKPKVFGFIVREYAESPSHFESVMNIDQFLKEHNILGIAGIDTRMLTRKIRTKGTMKALLTTKEMNKEEAMKRLKAPLQRNQVPQVSIPSPITLPGKGYHVVLVDYGYKQGIVRELLERQCKVSIVPHNTSIQEIESLHPDGVLLSNGPGDPKDVPWAIPMIQGLIENNIPLFGICLGHQLFALANGADTKKMKFGHRGSNHPVKDLVTNRIVITSQNHGYTVTKESLEQCPLTITHIAINDGTVEGLAHHTAPAFSVQYHPEASPGPFDSRYLFDQFIEKIHASKEEKKNA from the coding sequence ATGGCAAAAGCTACTCTTTATCTTGAAGATGGAACAGAATTGACAGGTGAATCATTTGGTAGTACAGGGGAAGCAATTGGAGAAATTGTATTTAATACTGGGATGACGGGTTATCAGGAAATATTAACCGATCCTTCCTATTATGGGCAGTTTGTTGTAATGACTTATCCTTTGATCGGAAATTACGGCGTGAATCTTAAAGACTTTGAATCCGTAAAACCTAAAGTATTTGGGTTTATTGTTAGGGAATATGCAGAATCACCTTCTCATTTTGAATCGGTGATGAATATCGATCAATTTTTGAAGGAACACAATATATTGGGAATTGCTGGAATCGATACGCGAATGCTAACGAGAAAAATTCGTACTAAAGGCACAATGAAAGCCTTACTAACGACAAAAGAAATGAATAAAGAAGAAGCGATGAAAAGATTAAAAGCACCATTACAAAGGAATCAGGTCCCACAAGTTTCCATTCCTTCGCCAATAACATTACCAGGCAAAGGCTATCATGTTGTATTGGTCGATTATGGTTATAAGCAAGGAATTGTTCGCGAGTTACTAGAAAGACAATGCAAGGTAAGCATTGTCCCGCATAATACCTCAATTCAAGAGATTGAGAGTCTTCATCCAGATGGGGTCTTGTTATCCAATGGCCCTGGTGATCCAAAAGATGTACCTTGGGCAATTCCCATGATCCAAGGTCTTATTGAAAATAATATTCCACTCTTTGGCATCTGCCTTGGCCATCAATTGTTTGCATTAGCCAATGGAGCAGATACGAAGAAGATGAAATTTGGTCATCGGGGAAGTAATCATCCTGTAAAAGATTTAGTAACCAATCGAATTGTGATCACTTCACAAAACCATGGTTATACCGTAACTAAAGAATCATTGGAACAATGTCCTTTAACGATTACTCATATTGCAATAAATGATGGAACTGTAGAGGGGTTAGCTCATCATACGGCACCTGCATTTTCCGTTCAATATCATCCTGAAGCGTCCCCAGGACCTTTTGATAGTCGCTATCTATTTGACCAATTTATCGAAAAAATCCATGCATCAAAGGAGGAGAAAAAAAATGCCTAA
- a CDS encoding dihydroorotase: MGIIIKQGNVWYRNQWIQGDILIEGEVIQEIKEEIIPKMEDQIVYASGKIVVPGFIDVHVHLREPGYEEKETIKTGAKAAVKGGFTTIASMPNTKPVIDQAELITYVLTKSEQAGFAKVLPIGAITKKQEGQELADLFGMKEKGAVGFSDDGRGVKSSGLMKQAMEIAKTLGVPILAHCEDIDLTNGGVIHDGRKANELGVPGIPAEAEYIQLARDLILAEITGVHYHVCHVSSKRSVELIREAKARGVNVTVEVTPHHLVLTEDDLKEPYSQFKMNPPLRTEEDRQALIKGLKDGTIDMIATDHAPHTEQEKGKGLLEAPFGIVGLEIAFPLLFTNLVKHHLISLEQLIDSLTIKPASLLGLTLGKIEKGSIADITVIDLEKIQSVDPTQFVSKGKNTPFFGWKLQGWPVMTIVNGKIVWEEKEE, from the coding sequence ATGGGAATCATTATCAAACAAGGAAATGTATGGTATCGGAATCAGTGGATTCAGGGAGATATCCTAATTGAAGGTGAGGTAATTCAGGAAATCAAAGAAGAGATCATCCCTAAGATGGAAGATCAAATTGTTTATGCTAGTGGGAAGATCGTTGTACCAGGATTTATCGATGTCCATGTTCATTTACGTGAACCAGGATATGAAGAGAAAGAAACCATCAAGACAGGGGCAAAAGCAGCAGTCAAGGGTGGGTTTACAACCATTGCTTCTATGCCAAATACCAAACCAGTCATCGATCAAGCTGAACTTATTACCTATGTTCTAACGAAAAGCGAACAAGCAGGTTTTGCAAAAGTATTACCGATTGGTGCGATTACAAAGAAACAAGAAGGACAAGAATTAGCTGATCTATTTGGGATGAAAGAGAAAGGAGCAGTTGGCTTTTCTGATGATGGAAGAGGTGTGAAATCGTCAGGTTTGATGAAACAGGCCATGGAGATAGCGAAAACCTTGGGCGTACCCATTCTTGCTCACTGTGAGGATATTGACCTTACTAATGGTGGAGTCATTCACGACGGAAGAAAGGCAAATGAGTTGGGAGTACCAGGTATACCCGCAGAAGCAGAGTACATCCAGTTAGCGCGGGATTTAATCTTGGCGGAAATAACTGGTGTTCACTACCATGTATGTCATGTAAGCAGTAAACGATCTGTTGAATTGATCCGTGAAGCAAAAGCAAGAGGGGTGAATGTCACAGTTGAGGTGACACCTCATCATCTGGTCTTAACTGAAGATGATCTTAAAGAGCCGTATTCACAATTTAAGATGAATCCTCCCTTACGAACAGAAGAAGATCGTCAAGCCTTGATTAAGGGGTTAAAAGACGGGACGATTGATATGATCGCCACCGATCACGCTCCCCATACAGAACAAGAAAAAGGAAAAGGACTATTAGAAGCTCCTTTTGGCATCGTGGGACTAGAGATCGCCTTTCCTCTTTTGTTTACAAATCTAGTAAAACATCATCTGATCTCATTAGAACAACTCATCGATTCGTTAACCATAAAACCAGCCTCGTTGTTAGGATTAACTCTTGGAAAGATTGAAAAAGGAAGCATTGCGGATATAACTGTCATCGACCTAGAAAAAATCCAATCTGTCGATCCTACACAATTTGTATCAAAGGGCAAAAATACCCCCTTTTTTGGCTGGAAATTACAGGGATGGCCAGTAATGACAATCGTCAACGGAAAAATTGTCTGGGAAGAGAAGGAGGAATAA
- a CDS encoding aspartate carbamoyltransferase catalytic subunit: MGQHLLSIDDLTNDEIEKIIHRAKYYEQYHPFIRPQFQNRFVANLFLEPSTRTRFSFEIAEKRLGAEVLQFQQSVSSIIKGESLLDTLRTLESQGVEAAVIRISEEGLLRKLSEKVSLKIINAGEGRIEHPTQALLDLYTIRKYFHTVKGLRIVIIGDISHSRVAHSNAALLKRLGAQLIFSGPDALMDDSLEGTILPIDEAIQNADVVMMLRIQFERQKMNYISSKESYRAEFGFTRERLKYLQPHAIILHPAPVNRGLEMDDEVVDHPQSKIFEQIHNGVWVRMAVIERALEGNLRWESLSNKEMYGIGISGFREIS, translated from the coding sequence ATGGGTCAACATCTGTTAAGTATTGATGATTTAACCAATGACGAGATAGAAAAAATCATTCATAGAGCGAAATATTATGAACAATATCATCCATTTATACGTCCACAGTTTCAAAATCGTTTTGTTGCGAATCTGTTTTTGGAACCAAGTACAAGAACACGTTTCTCCTTTGAGATCGCAGAAAAACGGTTAGGAGCAGAAGTTCTTCAGTTTCAACAAAGTGTATCGAGTATCATAAAGGGAGAGTCGCTGTTAGATACGTTAAGAACACTTGAATCACAAGGAGTAGAGGCAGCAGTGATTCGAATTTCTGAAGAAGGGTTACTAAGGAAGCTATCTGAAAAAGTATCTCTAAAAATTATTAATGCTGGTGAAGGAAGGATTGAACATCCCACTCAAGCATTATTAGATTTATATACCATTCGTAAATATTTTCACACAGTAAAAGGGCTTAGAATCGTCATCATCGGTGACATATCCCATAGTCGTGTTGCCCATTCCAATGCGGCACTTTTAAAAAGGTTGGGGGCACAGCTGATCTTTAGCGGACCAGATGCATTGATGGATGATTCTTTAGAAGGAACGATTCTACCTATTGATGAAGCGATTCAAAATGCCGATGTGGTCATGATGCTACGAATTCAATTTGAACGGCAAAAGATGAACTATATCTCTTCAAAAGAGAGCTATCGAGCAGAATTTGGTTTCACAAGAGAACGTTTAAAATATCTTCAGCCTCATGCCATCATCTTGCACCCTGCACCAGTGAATCGCGGATTGGAGATGGACGATGAAGTCGTTGATCATCCTCAGTCAAAAATCTTTGAACAAATTCATAATGGAGTATGGGTTCGAATGGCTGTTATTGAACGAGCATTGGAGGGAAATTTAAGATGGGAATCATTATCAAACAAGGAAATGTATGGTATCGGAATCAGTGGATTCAGGGAGATATCCTAA
- the uraA gene encoding uracil permease — MSKKPVLDVNEMPNLLRWIPLSFQHLFAMFGATILVPILTGLNPSVALLSSGIGTLAYLIITKGKIPAYLGSSFAFIAPIISVSKADGMGAAMFGSFFAGIIYAIVALIIFKFGSDWIHKILPPVVIGSVVIVIGLGLATVAVDMAMNVTVNGQTVYSLKHFLIALATLSIAVVASTVFRGFLGVIPILLGIIGGYIISLLAGIVDLTKVYEAPWFAIPTFTTPEFSWKAAIIMAPVALVTITEHIGHLMVTGSIMDRDLVKDPGLHRSILGDGVATSIAALIGGPPNTTYGENIGVMAITRVYSIFVIAGAAIFAMSFAFIGKLGALITTIPTPVMGGVSILLFGIIASAGLRMLVENGIDYSDKRNLVISSVIMVIGVGNAALHLKGIHVDIEGMALATIIGVILNLVLPKNQQVEIEIEADEIDVRTQRSLNAKTVKESL, encoded by the coding sequence ATGAGTAAAAAACCTGTATTAGATGTGAATGAAATGCCTAATCTTTTAAGATGGATTCCACTGAGTTTTCAACATTTGTTTGCAATGTTTGGTGCAACGATTTTAGTTCCAATATTAACAGGGTTAAATCCATCTGTCGCACTTCTTTCAAGTGGTATCGGAACATTAGCCTATTTGATTATCACAAAGGGTAAAATTCCAGCCTATCTAGGGTCATCCTTTGCTTTTATCGCTCCAATTATCAGCGTGTCAAAAGCGGATGGAATGGGGGCAGCGATGTTTGGATCGTTTTTTGCAGGTATTATCTATGCCATTGTTGCATTAATTATCTTCAAATTTGGTTCTGATTGGATTCATAAAATTTTACCACCAGTCGTCATTGGCTCTGTGGTTATTGTAATCGGATTAGGTCTAGCCACTGTCGCTGTTGATATGGCGATGAATGTCACTGTGAACGGGCAAACGGTTTATTCATTAAAACACTTTTTAATTGCCTTAGCTACTCTATCCATTGCCGTGGTAGCAAGTACTGTGTTTCGTGGGTTCTTGGGTGTAATACCAATTCTACTAGGAATTATTGGTGGATATATCATCTCATTATTAGCTGGTATCGTGGATTTAACCAAGGTTTATGAAGCCCCATGGTTTGCAATCCCTACATTTACAACACCTGAGTTTTCATGGAAAGCGGCAATTATTATGGCACCAGTAGCCTTAGTAACAATTACGGAACACATTGGGCATTTAATGGTAACGGGAAGCATTATGGATCGAGATTTGGTGAAGGACCCCGGATTACATCGGTCGATTCTTGGAGATGGGGTAGCAACTTCAATTGCTGCACTAATTGGTGGACCTCCTAACACCACATATGGGGAAAACATTGGTGTAATGGCAATAACCCGTGTATACAGTATATTTGTTATTGCAGGAGCTGCAATCTTCGCGATGAGCTTTGCCTTTATTGGAAAATTAGGAGCATTAATCACGACAATACCAACGCCAGTAATGGGTGGGGTATCCATTCTCTTATTTGGAATCATTGCCTCAGCGGGTCTAAGAATGTTAGTAGAAAATGGCATTGATTATAGTGATAAACGAAACCTTGTCATCTCTTCTGTTATTATGGTGATCGGTGTCGGAAATGCAGCTCTTCATTTAAAAGGAATTCATGTAGATATTGAAGGAATGGCTTTGGCAACGATTATCGGCGTGATTCTTAACCTCGTATTACCAAAGAATCAGCAAGTAGAAATTGAAATAGAAGCTGATGAGATAGATGTCAGGACACAACGCTCGCTCAATGCAAAAACAGTAAAAGAAAGTTTATAA
- the pyrR gene encoding bifunctional pyr operon transcriptional regulator/uracil phosphoribosyltransferase PyrR, translating into MVKERVLLDEAAINRALIRIAHEILEKNKGTEDLVLIGIKTRGIYLAQRLRERIKKIEGQELPIGELDITLYRDDLSEKSDQPLIQGSKIDFSIGLKKVVLVDDVLYTGRTVRAALDALIDIGRPQLIQLAVLIDRGHRELPIRPDYVGKNIPTSKQEMIAVQLKEVDQKEQVIIQQKTTL; encoded by the coding sequence ATGGTAAAAGAGAGAGTACTATTAGATGAAGCAGCAATCAATCGAGCATTAATAAGGATTGCGCATGAAATCTTGGAGAAGAACAAAGGAACAGAAGATCTTGTCCTTATAGGGATTAAGACTAGGGGAATTTATTTGGCTCAACGACTACGTGAAAGAATAAAGAAAATCGAAGGGCAAGAACTACCGATTGGTGAATTAGATATCACACTTTATCGGGATGACTTATCTGAAAAAAGTGATCAGCCACTCATCCAAGGTAGCAAGATTGATTTTAGCATTGGACTAAAGAAAGTTGTATTAGTCGATGATGTTCTTTATACAGGTCGCACCGTTCGTGCAGCATTGGACGCTTTGATCGACATTGGTCGTCCACAATTAATTCAATTAGCAGTTCTAATTGATCGGGGACATCGGGAACTTCCAATTCGTCCAGATTATGTTGGAAAAAACATCCCAACTTCTAAACAAGAAATGATTGCTGTTCAGTTAAAAGAAGTGGATCAAAAGGAACAAGTGATCATACAACAAAAGACTACCCTTTAA
- a CDS encoding RluA family pseudouridine synthase, translating to MNVERFEKYEWTIDSDHAGERIDKFLVEQFAEWSRSQIQQWIKEGHVTVNEKEVKANYKVNEEDEIVVKIPPQKDLEIEPENIPLDIVYQDQDVVVINKPRGLVVHPAPGHYSGTLVNALLYHIKDLSGINGVLRPGIVHRIDKDTSGLIMVAKNDLAHESLARQLKDHIVHRVYVALVHGNIPHDLGTVDAPIGRDPKDRKKMAVVHKNSKHAVTHFIVKERFEGYTLIECKLETGRTHQIRVHMQYIGHPLVGDPLYGPKRTLNIDGQALHAKVLGFEHPRTGEYLEFDSELPEDMDRLLEQLRTKH from the coding sequence ATGAATGTGGAAAGGTTTGAGAAATACGAATGGACGATTGATTCTGATCACGCAGGAGAACGGATCGATAAATTTTTAGTTGAGCAATTTGCGGAATGGTCAAGATCACAGATTCAACAATGGATTAAAGAAGGACATGTAACGGTAAATGAGAAAGAAGTAAAGGCCAATTACAAGGTAAATGAAGAGGATGAGATTGTAGTAAAAATTCCTCCACAAAAGGATTTAGAAATCGAACCTGAAAATATACCACTAGATATCGTCTATCAAGATCAGGATGTAGTTGTCATTAACAAACCAAGAGGCCTTGTTGTTCATCCAGCACCTGGCCATTATTCAGGAACTTTGGTCAATGCTCTCCTTTATCATATAAAAGATCTATCAGGGATAAATGGTGTGCTAAGACCTGGTATCGTTCATCGGATTGATAAGGATACTTCAGGCTTAATCATGGTGGCGAAAAATGATTTAGCCCATGAATCTTTAGCTCGTCAACTCAAAGATCATATCGTTCATCGTGTGTATGTAGCATTAGTTCACGGAAACATTCCTCACGATCTTGGGACTGTGGACGCGCCAATTGGTCGAGATCCCAAAGATCGAAAAAAAATGGCTGTCGTTCATAAAAATAGTAAACATGCTGTTACTCATTTTATCGTGAAAGAACGGTTTGAAGGTTATACCTTAATCGAATGCAAATTAGAAACGGGTAGAACGCATCAAATACGTGTACATATGCAATATATTGGTCATCCATTAGTTGGAGATCCACTGTATGGCCCGAAGAGAACATTGAATATTGATGGACAGGCTTTACATGCTAAGGTGTTGGGGTTTGAACATCCACGTACAGGAGAGTATTTAGAATTTGATTCAGAACTGCCTGAAGATATGGATCGTTTGTTAGAACAGTTGAGAACAAAACATTAA
- the lspA gene encoding signal peptidase II → MLYYIVSFVVVLIDQLSKWMVVHNMALYESIPLIEGWFHITSTRNRGAAFSILQNQRVFFIILTLVVVIFLVYYIWQIRYTQKLFALGLALILGGAIGNLIDRVLTGEVIDFIDVRIINFAIFNIADSAITIGVIFVIWELFFTKSV, encoded by the coding sequence TTGTTATACTATATCGTCTCATTCGTCGTTGTACTTATTGATCAACTAAGTAAATGGATGGTTGTACATAACATGGCTTTGTATGAGAGTATCCCATTAATCGAAGGTTGGTTTCATATTACATCCACTCGTAATCGAGGTGCTGCTTTTAGTATTTTACAAAATCAACGTGTTTTTTTTATTATTTTAACTTTAGTTGTAGTGATTTTCTTAGTTTATTATATTTGGCAAATTCGATATACACAAAAGTTATTCGCATTAGGTTTAGCATTAATTTTAGGTGGAGCGATTGGGAATCTAATCGATCGTGTTTTAACCGGTGAAGTGATCGATTTTATTGATGTTCGAATTATTAATTTTGCGATCTTTAATATTGCTGATTCTGCAATTACAATCGGAGTGATTTTCGTTATTTGGGAACTATTTTTTACAAAATCAGTTTAG